A segment of the Collimonas fungivorans genome:
GACGATATTGCTACCAAGCACTTCGGCAGCTTACCGATGCCGATCCGCACTTTGCTCGGCGGCCTTGGCGCCAAGGATGCGCGCGGCGGCGGCCTCGCATCTTACCTGCTGTTCGAGTCGGGTTATACCCGCGAGCTGATACGCATGGGCCAGAAAGATACGCTGGCGCGCCGGGACGAAGTAGCTGCTTTCTTCGGCCCCAGCCCGGACGCGCAGCAAAAAACTGCGAACTTGTGATTGGTAAATATTGTCAAATATTGCAACACTTGCTGCCAGGGCAAGGATACGGGTTGATTCGTTTTCATCAACACGTTACCCTACGGTATCAGAACCATAAAATATTAAATTTATGAAAAGCCACGCAACCCGGCGCCATTTCCCTGGTCTAAGTTCCGATTTCGCGGCTGATACCGTTGTTGCAACCGCTGTTGCAATCGCACGCAACGGAGTCTTGCTGCTGCTCGGTTTGTTGTTGTCTTTTCAAGTATTTGCTAGGGAATCCCTGTCGCAGGATGTGGTTCCGTTGGCCCAGTTGCCGCAGGAAGCGCAGGCGACGCTGGTATTGATCAAGCAAGGCGGGCCGTTCCCGTATGCCAAGGATGGCGTGGTATTCGGCAATTATGAAGGGATGCTGCCCAGGCAGCGGCGCGGGTATTACCATGAATTCACGGTGAAAACCCCGCGCGCGCGCAACCGCGGCGCACGCCGGATCATCGCTGGCGGCAATCCGCAGACTTCGGGTGAGTATTACTACACTGATAATCATTATCAAACATTCAGGCGCATCCAGGAGTGACCGAGAAGAGTGAATGAGATACAACAACAGCAATCCATCATCATTGCTCTAGCTGAGGGAAAAATGAGTTTGTTTAAAACCGTACCGCCAAATGTAGTGCAGTCCATCCGCGCCTTCCGTGTGACCGACCTGCAGGCGGAAGCCAACCGCCTGGGGCAGCATTTCCTGTATGCCTATTGCGCGGAAGCAACGACTAAACAGCAAGTACTGGCGAATATTGCCCACGCCTTTCATTTTCCCAAGCATTTCGGCAAGAATTTCGACGCCCTGGCCGATTGCCTGACCGACCTGGCCCACAAATCCGGCCCGCAGCCGGGGTTTATTGTGGTGATCGAACAACTGCCGAATACCCCCAAGTTTGACAAGGAAGCACGGGAAACCCTGCTTGACGTATTCCGCGACAGCGCCGATTTCTGGGCCGACAAGAAAGTAGCTTTCCGCGTTTTTTATTCATTCCAGTAACAATGTCTTAATCAAAATTACCGCTGTTTTTAATCAAAAACGGCATTGCAACGGGTACAATGCGCGCCATGAGAAGCATTGTTATCCTGATTTCCGGGCGTGGCAGCAACATGCAAGCCATCGTCCGCGCCGCTCAAACCGAACAATGGCCTGCCAGAATCGCCGCGATTGTCAGCAACCGGGCCGATGCCGAGGGTTTGAAATTTGCTGCTGCCCAAGGCATTCCAACGGCAGTGGTAGCGAATAAAGACTATCCTGACCGTGAACAGTTCGACGCCGCCTTACGCGTAGTGATCGATGGATTTGCGCCCGACTTGGTGGTGCTGGCAGGTTTCATGCGGATCTTGACCGCGCCGTTTGTCGAACATTACGCCGGCCGCATGATGAATATCCATCCTTCGCTGCTGCCGAGCTTTACCGGCATGGCGACCCATCGGCAGGCGCTGCAGGCCGGCGTCAAGGTGCATGGCGTGACCGTGCATTTCGTCACGCCGACGCTGGATCACGGTCCGATCGTGGCGCAGGTCGCGGTGCCGGTGCTGGAGGACGATACCGAACAGTCGCTGGAGCAGCGCGTGCTGATCGAAGAGCATCAGCTATACCCGCGCGCAGTGCGCTGGTTTGTCGAAAATCGCTTGAGCATCGAGGATGGCCGAGTGCATAACAATGCGGCTCAGCACGAACGCTAAGACAGTCGTTTGGCTGGCCCCGGCACCATCAACAGATTAAAAAGATTTTTATGAAAGATTCATTATGAGATTGCCTCCCGCGATCGTCGGTCACACCGAAGAAGTTTTGCGCGAAATTCTACGTTTCACCGGTCCTGCCGACGGTACCTTGTCGCGTTATTTCCGCGATCATCCAAAGCTGGGTTCGCGCGAACGCGGCGTGGTGGCCGAAGCAGTATACGGGTTGCTGCGCAACAAGGCGATCTACACCAGCTTTGCCGAATCCGGCAACGGCCCGACCATGCGCCGCATGACGCTGCTGGGCCTGGCCGACGCGGTCAGCATCGAGTCGCTGGGCGGCTTGTCGGACGAAGAAACCGAATGGCTGAAACGGGTCGCCGAAATCGACCGCAACCTGATGCCGCCGCTGATGCGTTCCAACCTGCCGCAATGGCTGTTCGACAAGCTGGTGGCGCGCGACGGTGAAGCAGCCACTTTGCAGCTGGCGCATGCGATGAACCAGCCGGCGCCGCTCGACCTGCGTGTCAATTCGCTCAAGGCCAACCGCGAAGAAGTCATTACCGCCCTGGCTGAAGCGCCTATCCTGTGCGAGCCGACTCCGTATGCGCCGCTGGGTTTGCGCGTCATCAAGAAACCGACCCTGCAAAACCTGCCGCTGTTCAAGAGCGGCGCGATCGAAGTACAGGACGAAGGCAGCCAGTTGCTGGCGCAGATCGTCGGCGCCAAGCGCGGCGAGATGGTGGTCGATTTCTGCGCCGGCGCCGGCGGCAAGACGCTGGCCCTGGGCGCCACCATGCGCAATACCGGCCGCCTGTACGCATTCGACGTCTCCGAGAAGCGCCTGGCGAAACTCAAGCCGCGCATGGCGCGCAGCGGTTTATCGAACATCCATCCGGTCCTGATTGCGCACGAAAACGACGGCAAGGTCAAACGCCTGGCCGGCAAGATCGACCGCGTGCTGGTCGATGCACCATGCAGCGGCCTCGGCACGCTGCGCCGCAATCCGGACGTCAAATGGCGGCAGACGCCGGAAGCGATCGCCGAGATGAACGTCAAGCAGATCGCGATCCTGTCCAGCGCTGCGCGGCTGGTCAAGTCCGGCGGCCGTCTGGTGTACGGCACCTGCAGCTTGCTGGATGAAGAAAACGAAGCGATTGCCGCGCAGTTCCTGGCCAGCCACGAAGATTTTTCGCTGCTGCCGATGAAAGACGTGTTGGCCGAGCAAAAGATTGAACTGGAGATGGGCGATTATCTCAAACTGCTGCCGCACCAGCACCAGACCGATGGTTTTTTTGCCGCGGTATTCGTGCGCAAAGCAGCAGGCGGCTCGCCTGACAAGGATAAGCGCGAGGACGTTGCGCCGTAAGAAGCGCTGTAAGAATCGCCGTAAGAAAAACAATGCCAGATATCTTCACTGACCTGCTCAATGATTTGCTGAACAACCTGCGCGCACCGGGTTTGCCGGCGCAGGTCGGCTTGCTGCTGTTATGCGTAGGCCTGGGCTGGCTGCTGGCGCGCCTGTTGCGCCGTTCTTTCAGCGTCAGTACGGTGCAGCCGCAGGCGATGCAGATCGGGCTGGGCAGTTTTTCCAAGGTGCTGACTCCTATCATTACCTTGCTGTTGCTGATACTGGTCAAGCTGGCCCTGCAGAAATGGCAGCAGCCGGTGAATGTGATGCGGCTGATGATTCCGCTGGTGGCGTCGTTGGCGCTGATGCGTTTCGTGTTTTACGTATTGCGCCGGGTATTCGCGCGCAACAGCGGCGTCGGCACTTTCCTGCTGCTGTTTGAAAAGAGTTTCGGCGTGCTGGTCTGGATCGGCCTGCTGCTGTACATCACCGGCTGGTGGCCGGACCTGTTCGACTACCTGGACAGCACGGTGCTGCCTATCGGCCGCTACAAGGTGTCGCTGCTGGCTGTCATGCAGGCGCTGGTTTCGGTGCTGGTGACGCTGGTGATTGCCTTGTGGGCCGGCGCCGCGCTGGAAGAGCGCCTGATGCGCGTCAACACCGTGCATTCATCGGTGCGCACTGTGGTGGCGCGCATGGCGCGCGCTTTCCTGATCCTGGTGGCGGTCTTGCTCAGCCTGTCGCTGGTCGGCATCGACCTGACCGTGCTGTCGGTCTTCGGTGGCGCGCTGGGTGTGGCGCTGGGGCTTGGTTTGCAGAAAATCGCCAGCAGTTATGTATCGGGTTTCGTGATTTTGCTGGAGCGCAGCCTGGCGATCGGCGATATGGTCGGGGTCAGCACGTTTTACGGCAAGGTGGTGCAGATCAATAGCCGCTATACCGTGCTGCAGGGACTGGACGGCATCGATACGGTGGTGCCGAATGAAGTCTTCATGATCAATGCGGTGCAGAACTATTCGCTGACCAACCGTATATTGCGCCTGGCGACGCATGTGATGATCGAGCATCAGGATGATGTCGAAAGCATATTGTTGTTGCTGGAACAAGTTACAGTCGAGGTTGACCGGGTATCGCGCGAAATCCTGCCGCAAGCCTTGCTGATGAAAATAGGCCCTGACGGCCTAGAGCTAGAGGTCGGATTCTGGATCACGGATCCGGAGAACGGCCGGCTGAATGTGTTGTCTGATGTTAATCGTGCGATCTGGCGGGTGTTGCAGTCCCGTCAAATCAAGGTTGCTCAGTTGAAACGAGATATCAGGATGGTGCACGATGCGGAATTGCATAAAAGCAATTTCGACGCCTATTCACAACAAGATTTGCCATTAGATCGCCTGCGCGATTCGCCAAAACCTAAAAACATCTAATAATAAGGGTACAATTGCACTCGAAATTCGGGTAACTGTTCGGTAACTACCCGTCAACTTACCCGTATCTCACTGTAAAATAAGCAGTTAAGCAGTGGCATCATCTACCCATCTACACATGGAGTACACATAGTGTTCAATGCAATACTCGATTTCTTATCGAATGGCGTAACAGGCGCGAGCGCCTGGCAGGTCGTCGTGTTCACGCTGGTCGTGACGCACATCACGATCGCTGCAGTGACTATTTTCCTGCACCGTTGCCAGGCCCATCGCGCCCTGGACCTGCACGCGATTCCAAGTCATTTCTTCCGCTTCTGGCTGTGGATGACGACCGGCATGGTGACCAAGGAGTGGGCATCGATCCACCGCAAGCATCACGCCAAATGCGATACCGAGGAAGATCCGCATAGCCCGGTGACACGCGGCATCAAGAAAGTATTCTGGGAAGGCGCGGAGCTGTATCGCGCAGAATCGAAGAACCTGGAAACCATGGAAAAATTCGGCCATGGCACACCGGACGACTGGATCGAACGCAACCTGTACACCAAGCACAGCGCCCTGGGCATCGTGGCGATGCTGTTTATCGACGTCATGCTGTTCGGTGTCGTCGGCGTCAGCGTCTGGGCTGTGCAAATGGTCTGGATCCCGATTACCGCCGCCGGCATCATCAACGGCATCGGCCACTATTGGGGCTATCGCAACTACGATTGCAACGATGCTGCGACCAACATCATTCCATTCGGAATCATCATCGGCGGCGAGGAGCTGCACAACAACCACCACACATTCGGCACTTCGGCCAAGCTGTCGTCGAAGTGGTACGAGTTCGACATCGGCTGGATGTACATCCGGATCCTGGAGATCTGCGGCCTGGCCAAAGTGAAGAAAGTCGCACCTGCGCCGAAGTTCAACCATGCCAAGCTGGTGCCTGACCTGGATACGCTGCAGTCGGTGATCGCCAACCGCTACGACGTCATGGCGAAGTATGCAAAATCGCTGAAGAACGCCTGGCATGAAGAGCGCGGCCAGCTGACCGACAAGGCCAAGCAGGGCGCGGTTTTCCTGAAGTCGTCGAAGAAGCTGCTGCAACGTGAGCCGACCAAACTGGAAGCGCCGCAAAAGCAGCAGTTGACCGAGCTGTTCCTGCATAGCAAAGCGCTGCAAACCATGCATGAGATGCGGGTTGAGCTGGGCGCCATCTGGGAGCGTTCGCACTTCACGCGCGATCAGTTGCTGCATCAGCTGCAAGACTGGTGTGCTCGTGCCGAAGCTTCCGGCATCAAGTCGCTGCAGGATTTCTCGCTGCGCCTGCGCAGCTACTCCTGACCAGAAGGGCGGGGCGCCGATATATTGAAGCGCTCGCCCTGAACAAGAAAACGGCCCAAGCGGGCCGTTTTTTTTCGCCTGGCGATCGCCGCGCAAGCGCAAAAGGCAGAACATAAAAAAGCCCCGCAGGACAGATGTCGTGCGGGGCTTTTTGCAGAACCTTGATCGCTTACTTGATCTTGGTTTCTTTGTATTCAACATGCTTACGAACCTTCGGGTCGAACTTCATGATCGACATTTTTTCCGGGGTTGTACGCTTGTTCTTGGTAGTGGTGTAGAAATGACCCGTACCTGCGGTCGATTCCAGCTTGATTTTGTCGCGGCCTGATTTCGCCATGATTCTTCCTTTATTCTGCTAGTTAGACTTTTTCGCCACGAGCGCGCAAATCGGTCAACACGGCATCGATGCCGATTTTGTCGATCACGCGCAAGCCGGCGTTGGACAAGCGCAGGGAGACCCAGCGATTTTCAGACTCAACGAAAATGCGGCGATTTTGCAAGTTAGGCAAAAAGCGACGTTTCGTCTTGTTGTTTGCATGGGAAACGTTGTTGCCGACCATCGGCCCCTTCCCGGTGACTTGGCAGACACGTGCCATGTTTTTACTCCTAAAAGATTTCCGAAACTGGAAAAAAGGAGAGTATATATAAAAAAATGAGATTTTTCAACGACTTGCAGAAAACAATTGTGTCTTTTGCGCGTTTATGGATTTAACATTTTGTTTGGGCGGCATATTGTGGCTGGCTGGCTGGCTGGCTGGCTGGCTGGCTGTCTCGGCAAGCATGTATGTGTTGTAACGACTCATCCTAGCCGTTTGATCTTGGCAGCGGCCACAGCGACATGGTTTTCAAGTGCGGCGATGCACGGTGCGAATCGACTGCTGAATCCCGCTGCCGCCGTTATCCGGATTAGGAACGCCCGTGCCAGTTGTTCCGCGCGCTGCCATGTCTGGTTGGGCACGCTGGAGTGAAGGGCCATCTCTGAGAGAGTGTCCGGCAATCCCCCGCCCGTGCGGGGCGCGAAGGCCATCGAGGTCATGTCGTAGGCCGGTGCAATTTCGTAAGGACGACCATGCTCGGAGATGAACGACAGATTGCCGTTGTGCATGTCGGAGTTGCCAATCAGGCAGCCAAACGCCCACAAAAGACCAGCATCGTCCGCTGCTTTTGGGCGAATTTGTCCTGAAGCCGCAAGGCGCTTGGCGATGTCTGGCCAGTTGCCATTTCCTGCTCCGACGAATTCGGCATCCAGCGCTGACAAGGAGAATAGTGCGCATCGGCCCAAAGCTCCGATGCGATCAAAGCGTTCGACCTCAAGGAAGGATTGACCTCCATGCTCGACTATCGTCGTATTGGCGGCAGGGATGCCAGCTTCGCGCAGTGTGTTCAACGCGAGATGTTCGGCCAGCAACAGATCACGCCAGCGTTCACTTACACTGCTTTCTTCCAGTTCGCTGAATTTCACGATGACGTGCCGAGGTCTATCCGGCGTCGTGACATAAGCGGTGAACTTCGGTTGTTCCCCCCCAGCTGACGATCCAGGTCTCTCGCCGCGAGCGGCTTCGATCGCCAACCGGGCATACTCCTCGGCTTTCCGTTCCTCGGTGATCGGTTCGGGGATAGGGGTAGCGAGAAAGCGATCTCTCGCAATATCGCCTAACAGCAGATTACCTACCAAATCATGGCCATGCGCAAGCAGTGCCCGCAGCACGTGGGTATCGGACCACAGTTTGACGTGCTCTGGAAGACCGAGTTCAGCGCCATGGCGGGCCGCGTACGCGCGGCCGAGATATCCTTGGGGGCGCATGTCAAACAGCCACCAAGGCAGGCCGTAGCTGTGAAGGCTCTTACCGTTTTCTTGGCGCATGACGAAGCCTTCGGAGCGTACCGGAATCAGTGCGCCAAGCGGCCGGATCCGGCCATCTGCATCGACCCGATATATCCGGATGTCTGGTAATCCGCGCGCGGCATCGCGTAACGCGTATTGAACAGGCCGCCCGGCGATCCATACGACTTCATCGCCAAGCCCGGTTAGTGCGCGCGATATGGTTGGTTGGCTGACCGCAAGACCGTCAGCCAATTGGCGCGCAGACAGCGGCTCACCGGACAGGTGAAGACGGATGGCGTCAGCATGCAAGGAAGTATGCATGAATAAAATTATGAATAGATAATTGAATATTTAAATGAATAGTTATTATAGCTGGATTCGATGTCCTGCGTGAAATCTCGCTGTACTAGCCTCCTGCCAGGTTTCATTGGGAGGATTGCGTTTCAAGCGCGCACTGAGGTCGTTTGGAATTGCAGTGTTTGCCAGCAGACTAT
Coding sequences within it:
- a CDS encoding ribonuclease, whose translation is MKSHATRRHFPGLSSDFAADTVVATAVAIARNGVLLLLGLLLSFQVFARESLSQDVVPLAQLPQEAQATLVLIKQGGPFPYAKDGVVFGNYEGMLPRQRRGYYHEFTVKTPRARNRGARRIIAGGNPQTSGEYYYTDNHYQTFRRIQE
- a CDS encoding barstar family protein encodes the protein MSLFKTVPPNVVQSIRAFRVTDLQAEANRLGQHFLYAYCAEATTKQQVLANIAHAFHFPKHFGKNFDALADCLTDLAHKSGPQPGFIVVIEQLPNTPKFDKEARETLLDVFRDSADFWADKKVAFRVFYSFQ
- the purN gene encoding phosphoribosylglycinamide formyltransferase; the encoded protein is MRAMRSIVILISGRGSNMQAIVRAAQTEQWPARIAAIVSNRADAEGLKFAAAQGIPTAVVANKDYPDREQFDAALRVVIDGFAPDLVVLAGFMRILTAPFVEHYAGRMMNIHPSLLPSFTGMATHRQALQAGVKVHGVTVHFVTPTLDHGPIVAQVAVPVLEDDTEQSLEQRVLIEEHQLYPRAVRWFVENRLSIEDGRVHNNAAQHER
- a CDS encoding RsmB/NOP family class I SAM-dependent RNA methyltransferase, translating into MRLPPAIVGHTEEVLREILRFTGPADGTLSRYFRDHPKLGSRERGVVAEAVYGLLRNKAIYTSFAESGNGPTMRRMTLLGLADAVSIESLGGLSDEETEWLKRVAEIDRNLMPPLMRSNLPQWLFDKLVARDGEAATLQLAHAMNQPAPLDLRVNSLKANREEVITALAEAPILCEPTPYAPLGLRVIKKPTLQNLPLFKSGAIEVQDEGSQLLAQIVGAKRGEMVVDFCAGAGGKTLALGATMRNTGRLYAFDVSEKRLAKLKPRMARSGLSNIHPVLIAHENDGKVKRLAGKIDRVLVDAPCSGLGTLRRNPDVKWRQTPEAIAEMNVKQIAILSSAARLVKSGGRLVYGTCSLLDEENEAIAAQFLASHEDFSLLPMKDVLAEQKIELEMGDYLKLLPHQHQTDGFFAAVFVRKAAGGSPDKDKREDVAP
- a CDS encoding mechanosensitive ion channel family protein — encoded protein: MPDIFTDLLNDLLNNLRAPGLPAQVGLLLLCVGLGWLLARLLRRSFSVSTVQPQAMQIGLGSFSKVLTPIITLLLLILVKLALQKWQQPVNVMRLMIPLVASLALMRFVFYVLRRVFARNSGVGTFLLLFEKSFGVLVWIGLLLYITGWWPDLFDYLDSTVLPIGRYKVSLLAVMQALVSVLVTLVIALWAGAALEERLMRVNTVHSSVRTVVARMARAFLILVAVLLSLSLVGIDLTVLSVFGGALGVALGLGLQKIASSYVSGFVILLERSLAIGDMVGVSTFYGKVVQINSRYTVLQGLDGIDTVVPNEVFMINAVQNYSLTNRILRLATHVMIEHQDDVESILLLLEQVTVEVDRVSREILPQALLMKIGPDGLELEVGFWITDPENGRLNVLSDVNRAIWRVLQSRQIKVAQLKRDIRMVHDAELHKSNFDAYSQQDLPLDRLRDSPKPKNI
- a CDS encoding fatty acid desaturase, whose translation is MFNAILDFLSNGVTGASAWQVVVFTLVVTHITIAAVTIFLHRCQAHRALDLHAIPSHFFRFWLWMTTGMVTKEWASIHRKHHAKCDTEEDPHSPVTRGIKKVFWEGAELYRAESKNLETMEKFGHGTPDDWIERNLYTKHSALGIVAMLFIDVMLFGVVGVSVWAVQMVWIPITAAGIINGIGHYWGYRNYDCNDAATNIIPFGIIIGGEELHNNHHTFGTSAKLSSKWYEFDIGWMYIRILEICGLAKVKKVAPAPKFNHAKLVPDLDTLQSVIANRYDVMAKYAKSLKNAWHEERGQLTDKAKQGAVFLKSSKKLLQREPTKLEAPQKQQLTELFLHSKALQTMHEMRVELGAIWERSHFTRDQLLHQLQDWCARAEASGIKSLQDFSLRLRSYS
- the rpmG gene encoding 50S ribosomal protein L33; translated protein: MAKSGRDKIKLESTAGTGHFYTTTKNKRTTPEKMSIMKFDPKVRKHVEYKETKIK
- the rpmB gene encoding 50S ribosomal protein L28; its protein translation is MARVCQVTGKGPMVGNNVSHANNKTKRRFLPNLQNRRIFVESENRWVSLRLSNAGLRVIDKIGIDAVLTDLRARGEKV
- the yjjJ gene encoding type II toxin-antitoxin system HipA family toxin YjjJ, with product MHTSLHADAIRLHLSGEPLSARQLADGLAVSQPTISRALTGLGDEVVWIAGRPVQYALRDAARGLPDIRIYRVDADGRIRPLGALIPVRSEGFVMRQENGKSLHSYGLPWWLFDMRPQGYLGRAYAARHGAELGLPEHVKLWSDTHVLRALLAHGHDLVGNLLLGDIARDRFLATPIPEPITEERKAEEYARLAIEAARGERPGSSAGGEQPKFTAYVTTPDRPRHVIVKFSELEESSVSERWRDLLLAEHLALNTLREAGIPAANTTIVEHGGQSFLEVERFDRIGALGRCALFSLSALDAEFVGAGNGNWPDIAKRLAASGQIRPKAADDAGLLWAFGCLIGNSDMHNGNLSFISEHGRPYEIAPAYDMTSMAFAPRTGGGLPDTLSEMALHSSVPNQTWQRAEQLARAFLIRITAAAGFSSRFAPCIAALENHVAVAAAKIKRLG